Proteins encoded within one genomic window of Paenarthrobacter sp. JL.01a:
- a CDS encoding Lrp/AsnC family transcriptional regulator, with amino-acid sequence MERPGLDGIDQSILAELTRNARVPHAVLASKVMLSRNAVRQRIERMERHGYIQGYTVVAGGDGQDSVSAFLMVYRKDRMRGADVLAALRAIPEVVLCDVLSGDFDLIVRVEARSLGRVQEIWEEIAAIPGVADTVTAMTLSNVIRRGSV; translated from the coding sequence ATGGAACGACCAGGCCTGGACGGTATTGACCAAAGCATCCTCGCGGAATTAACCAGGAACGCCCGGGTCCCCCATGCGGTCCTTGCCAGCAAGGTGATGCTGTCAAGGAACGCGGTTCGGCAGCGGATCGAAAGGATGGAGCGGCACGGCTACATCCAGGGCTACACGGTGGTGGCCGGTGGCGACGGCCAGGACTCCGTCTCGGCGTTCCTCATGGTTTACCGTAAGGACCGCATGCGCGGAGCTGATGTCCTGGCTGCGCTCCGTGCCATCCCCGAAGTAGTCCTTTGTGATGTCCTGAGTGGCGACTTTGACTTGATTGTCCGGGTGGAAGCCCGTTCCCTTGGCCGCGTTCAGGAGATCTGGGAGGAGATCGCCGCCATTCCCGGCGTGGCCGACACCGTGACGGCCATGACGCTCTCCAATGTGATCCGCAGGGGTTCCGTTTAG
- a CDS encoding HAD hydrolase-like protein, whose protein sequence is MIRRQLREPAAGEFTCILFDMDGTLVDSAEGVIGSAVAALTAVGAEPPGREELMAYVGPPMIESFRSLPGMDEERARLALKHYRTHYAEWGSGKARLYDGIQALLQAIPDGLPMAVATSKIEDQALRVANLLGIEKHFLDICGASDALDRSCKKDVIDESLRRLQSQGVDVARPVMVGDRIYDVEGAACFGIPTVFALWGYGTHEELAGAAAVAAHPKDVVSIVLGR, encoded by the coding sequence ATGATACGTCGACAGCTGCGCGAGCCAGCTGCGGGGGAATTCACGTGCATCCTTTTCGATATGGACGGCACGTTGGTCGACTCCGCAGAAGGAGTGATTGGGAGCGCAGTTGCGGCCCTGACGGCGGTCGGGGCCGAACCACCCGGAAGGGAGGAATTGATGGCCTACGTAGGTCCGCCAATGATCGAGTCGTTCCGTTCGCTTCCGGGCATGGACGAAGAGCGGGCCCGCTTGGCCCTCAAGCACTACAGGACCCACTACGCCGAATGGGGATCCGGGAAAGCGAGGCTTTATGACGGCATACAAGCGCTTCTCCAAGCAATCCCAGACGGCCTCCCGATGGCTGTCGCCACCTCCAAGATTGAGGACCAAGCCCTCAGGGTGGCCAATTTGTTGGGGATCGAAAAGCACTTCCTTGACATCTGCGGAGCCTCAGACGCCCTGGACCGGTCATGCAAGAAGGATGTCATCGACGAGTCCCTGCGGCGACTCCAGTCGCAGGGCGTGGACGTGGCCAGGCCTGTCATGGTGGGAGACAGGATCTACGACGTCGAGGGAGCCGCCTGCTTTGGGATCCCCACAGTTTTCGCTCTGTGGGGCTACGGCACTCACGAAGAGCTGGCAGGTGCCGCCGCCGTCGCGGCCCATCCGAAGGATGTGGTTTCCATTGTGCTTGGCCGGTAG
- a CDS encoding galactose oxidase-like domain-containing protein, producing the protein MQRISSSRPLAMLAALALAVAGSVLSLLPAAAPVAAAVPLATDRIVSTHQSTPSTRIVSPAFTTSQTNELLLAFLTSDGPKASGGASFSSVAGGGLSWRLRKRTNAQYGTAEIWQAVAPAVLTNVTVTATNSGSYQSSMTVATFVGADLAIDGAIGTGNAATGAPSASLTTTRAGSWVWGVGNDWDRATARSVGAGQTKVDEYLSSQGDTFWVQRQSAITTAAPPTVVTINDTGPTTDQWNLSIVEILPAPPATGDTTAPVISSVSAGTPSSSGATITWATDEASTSQVEYGTTTAYGQSTVQNSTLQTTHSEALSGLSASTLYHYRVKSADAVSNVAVSGDATFTTASGGSGTDPSVVGSWGPVVAWPEVSIHAALTPTGKVLTWQGDFSQGGQQYLLDPATGNYIQVPSAAADLFCAGQAVLPDGRILVVGGTSTSGGLGIRDVTAFDPVTETWQSLAPMNHPRWYPTATTLADGRVLVTSGSNTSLTDLVTIPEVYSPTTNTWTDLTGANRSIPYYPFMYQLPDGRVLQSGASEQATSTLALNVSTQQWTTVDSRVLDGASIANYAPGKFIKSGSASDSGFTGQSTNTAYILDMNAPSPAWQATASMAFPRSFVNLTNLPDGSVLATGGGTDKSGQDVTKAVMQAEVWQPAAGTWSTLSPMSVPRLYHSVAVLLPDGRVFVSGSGGDDGVTDQRSYQIYSPPYLFKGPRPTISSVPGSVQYGSPAFIGTPDAARIQSVSLIKTGSVTHAFDENARALNLNFSQTSGGLNVQMPENGNYAPPGYYLLSIVDGNGVPSTAAMVRLPAPGQDTTPPSAPTGLVASASAGQISLTWTASTDNVGVTSYRVSRDGAVIGTSPSTSYADTSVVAGTTYTYTVAALDAAGNVSPPSNNATAQAVAVPPGVTVDKIVSVHQGTSTTTISAPGVTTTGSNELVLAFISSDGPNSANSARIASVAGAGLTWTLRQRTNTQPGTAEIWQAVAPGPLSNATVTATQASGSWQAAMTVVAFRGADTTSGVTLGANASSGAPTATLTTTRAGSWVWGVGTDWSNAISHTPGLNQTLVDQFLAPAGDTYWVQRQNSATPTNGTPVTINDTSPTTDRWNLAIIEVPAAP; encoded by the coding sequence ATGCAACGCATCTCTTCGTCACGGCCCCTCGCGATGCTTGCGGCCCTCGCTCTTGCAGTCGCCGGATCCGTCTTGAGCCTGCTCCCGGCAGCCGCACCCGTGGCAGCTGCAGTACCTTTGGCTACGGATCGGATTGTCAGCACGCACCAAAGCACCCCATCCACACGAATCGTCTCGCCCGCCTTTACGACGAGTCAGACGAATGAACTCCTTCTTGCCTTCCTCACATCCGACGGACCTAAAGCCAGCGGTGGAGCATCGTTCTCGTCGGTGGCAGGTGGCGGCCTCTCCTGGCGGTTGCGCAAACGGACCAACGCCCAATACGGCACTGCGGAGATATGGCAGGCCGTCGCGCCGGCCGTGCTGACGAACGTCACTGTCACGGCCACTAACTCGGGTTCTTACCAATCGTCGATGACGGTGGCGACCTTTGTCGGCGCGGACTTGGCCATTGACGGTGCTATTGGAACGGGAAACGCCGCCACAGGGGCTCCCAGCGCTTCCCTGACCACAACGCGCGCCGGCTCATGGGTGTGGGGAGTGGGAAATGACTGGGACAGGGCCACCGCGCGCAGCGTCGGCGCCGGACAGACAAAGGTGGACGAATACCTTTCAAGCCAGGGCGATACGTTCTGGGTCCAGCGCCAGAGCGCAATAACGACGGCGGCACCTCCTACCGTCGTGACGATCAACGACACAGGACCTACCACTGACCAATGGAACCTCTCCATCGTGGAAATTCTTCCGGCCCCACCGGCAACAGGCGATACCACTGCCCCCGTGATCTCCTCTGTGTCTGCCGGCACGCCCAGTTCCAGCGGAGCGACCATCACCTGGGCCACAGACGAAGCTTCCACTTCGCAGGTGGAATACGGCACCACCACGGCATACGGCCAGAGCACGGTTCAGAATTCGACGCTTCAGACCACCCATTCAGAGGCACTGTCCGGGCTCTCGGCCAGCACTTTGTACCACTACCGGGTGAAATCCGCCGACGCCGTAAGCAATGTTGCCGTCTCGGGCGATGCGACCTTCACTACCGCGAGCGGCGGGTCCGGCACGGACCCGTCGGTAGTCGGCTCGTGGGGCCCTGTCGTCGCTTGGCCGGAGGTGTCCATCCACGCAGCGCTAACACCGACCGGGAAAGTTCTCACATGGCAGGGCGACTTCTCCCAAGGCGGCCAGCAGTACCTGCTCGATCCCGCAACAGGGAACTACATTCAGGTACCGAGCGCAGCCGCAGACCTCTTCTGCGCAGGGCAAGCGGTCCTGCCCGACGGCCGTATCCTCGTCGTCGGCGGGACCTCAACAAGCGGCGGGCTGGGTATCCGCGACGTGACGGCCTTCGACCCCGTCACGGAAACCTGGCAGTCCCTGGCGCCTATGAACCATCCGCGGTGGTACCCGACGGCGACGACGTTGGCCGACGGGCGCGTGCTGGTGACCTCGGGTTCTAACACCAGCTTGACGGACCTGGTGACCATTCCGGAAGTCTATTCACCCACCACGAACACGTGGACGGACCTGACGGGCGCGAACCGGAGTATCCCGTATTACCCCTTCATGTATCAGCTGCCTGATGGCCGGGTCCTCCAGTCAGGGGCGTCCGAACAAGCCACTTCGACCCTGGCGTTGAATGTGTCCACGCAGCAATGGACCACCGTGGACTCCCGTGTCCTGGACGGCGCCTCGATTGCCAATTACGCGCCGGGCAAATTCATCAAGTCCGGATCCGCCTCGGACAGTGGATTCACGGGACAGTCCACCAACACCGCCTACATCCTGGATATGAACGCGCCAAGCCCGGCATGGCAAGCGACTGCCTCCATGGCGTTTCCCCGTAGCTTCGTGAACTTGACGAACCTGCCCGACGGCTCAGTCCTTGCCACGGGAGGTGGAACGGACAAATCGGGTCAGGATGTCACCAAAGCCGTAATGCAGGCCGAGGTCTGGCAACCGGCCGCGGGAACGTGGAGCACCCTGTCGCCGATGTCGGTTCCCCGCCTCTACCACTCGGTGGCCGTCCTGCTCCCGGACGGTCGGGTCTTCGTTTCCGGCAGTGGCGGGGACGACGGCGTCACGGACCAGAGAAGCTACCAGATCTACTCCCCGCCGTACCTTTTCAAGGGCCCGCGCCCAACCATCTCCAGCGTGCCGGGCAGCGTCCAGTATGGTTCGCCCGCGTTCATCGGAACACCGGACGCGGCCCGGATCCAATCGGTGTCCCTGATCAAGACGGGATCTGTGACCCATGCCTTCGATGAGAACGCGAGGGCACTGAACCTGAACTTCTCGCAAACATCCGGCGGCCTGAACGTCCAAATGCCTGAGAACGGAAACTACGCTCCTCCGGGGTACTACCTGCTTTCGATCGTCGACGGCAATGGGGTTCCGTCCACAGCCGCCATGGTCCGGTTGCCGGCGCCAGGCCAGGACACCACCCCTCCGTCGGCGCCAACGGGCCTCGTTGCCTCTGCCTCTGCCGGCCAGATTTCCTTGACGTGGACGGCCAGTACAGACAACGTGGGTGTCACTTCGTACCGGGTTTCCCGTGACGGAGCCGTGATCGGGACATCGCCATCGACCAGTTACGCCGACACCTCGGTGGTTGCGGGGACGACCTACACCTACACAGTCGCTGCCCTCGACGCGGCAGGCAACGTCAGTCCGCCGTCGAACAACGCCACGGCGCAAGCCGTCGCAGTGCCTCCCGGCGTCACGGTCGACAAGATCGTCTCGGTCCACCAAGGCACCAGCACGACGACGATCAGCGCCCCGGGTGTGACAACCACCGGCTCCAACGAACTCGTCCTTGCCTTCATCAGTTCGGACGGACCCAACTCCGCGAATTCGGCGCGGATAGCCAGCGTTGCCGGCGCAGGGCTGACCTGGACGCTTCGACAAAGAACCAACACGCAACCAGGCACTGCGGAGATCTGGCAAGCCGTCGCCCCCGGCCCGCTTTCGAATGCGACCGTCACCGCCACGCAGGCCTCGGGCAGTTGGCAAGCCGCCATGACGGTCGTTGCCTTCCGCGGTGCAGACACCACATCAGGAGTAACCTTAGGTGCCAATGCCTCCTCGGGCGCGCCGACGGCCACCCTTACGACCACCAGGGCCGGTTCCTGGGTTTGGGGCGTCGGCACGGACTGGTCCAACGCGATATCCCACACGCCAGGACTGAATCAAACCCTCGTTGACCAGTTCCTGGCGCCAGCGGGAGACACCTACTGGGTCCAACGACAGAACTCCGCCACACCAACGAACGGCACGCCCGTGACCATCAATGACACGTCCCCAACAACGGACCGGTGGAACCTGGCCATTATTGAAGTTCCGGCGGCACCCTGA
- a CDS encoding LysE family translocator, translating to MVNEIWTSTLAGALVGLGVAMPLGAIAALLVREGIVNGFRVSSAAAAGVATVDLFYCAGATAAGTLLVRNIEEHRGIFLLASGLLITSIGVMQFLQGLKKPSRPDFEDSKSSSRAFLRFVGLTAVNPLTLVYFVALGGSVVGPGGSWAAPAAFTLAAGLTSFAWQLVLASLGSFFGKAVGPRTARTIGIAASLLVLTLGTLVTINGAAALGNSAG from the coding sequence ATGGTGAACGAAATTTGGACCTCGACCTTGGCGGGTGCGCTGGTTGGCCTGGGGGTTGCAATGCCCCTTGGGGCCATCGCCGCGCTGCTGGTGCGGGAGGGAATCGTCAACGGATTCCGGGTGTCAAGTGCAGCTGCAGCCGGGGTTGCAACTGTAGATCTTTTCTACTGTGCGGGCGCGACGGCGGCAGGCACTCTTCTGGTACGGAACATCGAAGAACACCGGGGGATTTTCCTGCTGGCTTCGGGATTGCTGATCACCTCCATTGGGGTCATGCAATTCCTGCAGGGCTTGAAGAAGCCGTCACGCCCGGACTTCGAAGATAGCAAATCATCATCACGTGCCTTTCTCCGTTTTGTTGGCCTGACCGCTGTAAACCCCTTGACTCTGGTGTACTTCGTCGCCCTCGGAGGTTCTGTTGTCGGTCCCGGCGGCTCGTGGGCAGCTCCGGCCGCCTTCACCCTGGCGGCCGGCCTGACGTCATTCGCTTGGCAGCTAGTCCTGGCCTCTCTCGGCTCATTCTTCGGCAAAGCCGTCGGCCCCCGAACGGCACGGACTATTGGTATTGCCGCGTCGCTGCTGGTCCTCACACTGGGCACACTGGTTACGATCAATGGAGCCGCTGCGCTTGGCAATTCAGCCGGCTGA
- a CDS encoding Lrp/AsnC family transcriptional regulator, which produces MDHIDEKILGLLQENARRSFSDVGRHVGLSTNAAAARVRRLEDDGIILGYTVIAGKDTPGPRGGLEVFIDVRLDSETDYDAFLARIEPIKQIVDAIHMTGPYDYLLRAYSPDTAALDALLRRLKKECGAAQTQTRIALRSR; this is translated from the coding sequence GTGGATCACATTGACGAGAAAATTCTCGGTCTTCTGCAAGAAAACGCGCGGCGTTCGTTCAGTGATGTCGGCCGTCACGTTGGGCTGAGTACCAATGCCGCTGCCGCCCGCGTGCGGCGTCTGGAAGACGACGGAATCATTCTCGGCTACACCGTTATCGCGGGGAAAGATACCCCCGGACCTCGTGGCGGCTTGGAAGTCTTCATTGACGTCCGCCTTGATTCCGAAACCGACTACGACGCTTTCCTTGCCCGCATCGAACCCATCAAGCAAATTGTCGATGCCATCCACATGACTGGGCCCTACGACTACCTCCTGCGTGCTTATAGCCCTGACACGGCAGCACTCGACGCACTGCTGCGCCGGCTCAAGAAGGAATGCGGGGCGGCACAAACGCAGACCCGGATAGCGCTGCGTTCGAGATGA
- a CDS encoding metallo-hydrolase family protein → MYESNPEQPEPKTGTNGRARRRSPVIHRRRALFIWVCAILLAMAVPVSVHAAAQARTTSNAAPKTTSEQQPPPPAVALSLPTTAPSAQGVTAADSIDDPTLEREINDVIDAYPEYQIGVALLDVTAGGEDKEVHQYGVKKPFEAASTAKVLAAAAYFHLVESGAASLDEPLGAYPASFQLQAMIQQSDNDSWSLIMDAIGFQELSDYADSLGVQYDPETNTLTPADMARILGQLYSGSLLNAEDTTQLLSTMQNTNDETLIPAAVPADVTVYHKYGELGGELHDAAILEKGGHSYALVIYTKGEDLGSATERTDIIHKVTQLVVDALLQ, encoded by the coding sequence GTGTACGAAAGCAACCCGGAGCAGCCTGAGCCAAAGACCGGCACGAACGGCCGCGCCCGCCGCCGTTCGCCCGTCATTCACCGAAGGCGTGCGCTCTTCATATGGGTTTGCGCCATCCTCCTGGCCATGGCCGTGCCGGTCAGCGTCCACGCTGCGGCCCAGGCCCGCACTACGTCCAACGCCGCGCCGAAGACGACTTCGGAGCAACAACCGCCTCCCCCGGCGGTAGCTCTTTCACTTCCGACGACTGCGCCCTCGGCGCAAGGGGTGACAGCGGCCGACTCGATCGATGACCCGACCCTGGAGCGCGAAATAAACGACGTTATCGACGCCTACCCGGAATATCAGATCGGGGTGGCGCTCCTGGATGTGACAGCCGGGGGCGAGGACAAGGAAGTCCACCAGTACGGTGTGAAGAAACCATTCGAGGCTGCCAGCACCGCCAAGGTGCTGGCAGCAGCAGCGTATTTCCACCTTGTTGAAAGCGGCGCGGCATCACTCGACGAGCCGCTGGGAGCCTATCCGGCATCCTTTCAACTGCAGGCCATGATCCAGCAGAGCGACAACGACTCTTGGTCACTGATCATGGACGCCATCGGCTTCCAGGAACTGAGCGACTACGCGGACTCCTTGGGCGTGCAGTACGACCCGGAAACCAACACCCTCACCCCAGCGGACATGGCCCGCATCCTCGGTCAGCTCTACTCAGGGAGCCTGCTCAACGCCGAGGATACAACGCAGTTATTGTCCACGATGCAGAACACCAACGACGAAACACTCATCCCGGCCGCCGTCCCCGCAGACGTCACGGTCTACCACAAGTACGGGGAGCTTGGCGGGGAGCTGCACGATGCCGCGATACTGGAGAAGGGCGGACACAGCTACGCACTGGTTATCTACACCAAGGGTGAAGACTTAGGCAGCGCTACAGAACGCACCGACATCATCCACAAAGTGACGCAGCTCGTGGTCGACGCCCTGCTCCAGTGA
- a CDS encoding phosphotransferase — MDLSHLGAPIGPMTRVHGGFANRMYRLDTDQGSFAVKELNLDDRGGTYPTEDVFRFERAAFAAGIPMPEPISASHGTIVHRWVDGEKVPEAPVPAAYAFEIGEILARLHSLHIPWNHQPIPEHAPSDWSRLAKRAKTTGQPWAEELSSHVETFLAITNFVDTCRPPGPLVLTHRDIQPWNLLAHDGRPVVLDWELSGMLDLSGELGSTALSLAKGPGLDDIKPEIFRSVLDGYVAGGGTLPPPGPSWFAYMVGAWLAHTRRNILRCLAGVETTTGPDLALSHESVKNGVHGLPELFERLPEIEALLLRD, encoded by the coding sequence ATGGACCTTTCGCATTTGGGTGCGCCGATCGGGCCGATGACCCGCGTCCATGGTGGGTTCGCCAACCGGATGTACCGGCTCGACACGGATCAGGGGTCGTTTGCTGTCAAGGAGCTGAACCTCGACGACCGGGGCGGGACCTATCCCACGGAGGATGTGTTCAGGTTTGAGCGGGCAGCCTTCGCTGCCGGCATTCCAATGCCGGAGCCGATCTCTGCCAGCCACGGAACGATCGTTCACCGCTGGGTCGACGGCGAGAAGGTGCCTGAAGCGCCGGTCCCGGCGGCATATGCTTTTGAGATTGGGGAGATCCTCGCGCGCCTCCATTCGCTCCACATCCCCTGGAACCATCAGCCGATCCCGGAGCACGCACCCAGTGACTGGTCCCGGCTGGCCAAGCGGGCGAAAACAACCGGACAGCCCTGGGCCGAAGAGCTCTCCTCTCACGTCGAGACCTTCCTCGCGATCACCAACTTCGTCGACACCTGCCGACCGCCAGGTCCGCTCGTGCTGACCCACAGGGACATCCAGCCATGGAACTTGCTGGCTCACGACGGGCGGCCGGTGGTGCTCGACTGGGAGCTCTCCGGGATGCTCGACCTCTCCGGAGAGCTTGGCTCAACCGCACTGTCCCTCGCCAAGGGACCCGGCCTGGACGACATCAAGCCCGAAATTTTCCGTTCGGTTCTGGACGGCTACGTCGCGGGCGGCGGTACTCTGCCGCCGCCAGGTCCAAGCTGGTTTGCCTACATGGTCGGCGCGTGGCTGGCGCACACGAGGCGGAACATCCTCAGGTGTCTAGCCGGCGTCGAGACGACCACTGGCCCGGACCTCGCTTTGTCGCATGAGTCCGTGAAGAACGGGGTGCATGGCCTTCCTGAGCTGTTCGAGCGGCTTCCGGAGATCGAGGCGCTGCTCCTGCGGGACTGA
- a CDS encoding neocarzinostatin apoprotein domain-containing protein: protein MKKTIAALMLSGVVVFAGVMPAVASTYPAPGNEQGTVSDGNIDRGESITFSGTGYFPGETVNITFEKKGRPKGSAPANFSVVADSKGAISTSITFDNAGQYQIVATGAASGNVRSARVGVNNGNHGRGNNGNGKGGSNLVSVSSVTDAGTAAAPANTAAEPGLVAWGLVGVSVLAAGSASVVVARRRAGTSTPK, encoded by the coding sequence ATGAAAAAGACCATCGCAGCACTAATGCTTTCGGGAGTTGTTGTTTTCGCTGGCGTTATGCCGGCCGTGGCCAGCACCTATCCCGCACCGGGCAACGAGCAAGGAACCGTTTCCGACGGCAACATTGACCGGGGTGAATCCATCACCTTTTCCGGCACCGGATACTTCCCGGGCGAGACCGTCAACATCACCTTCGAGAAGAAGGGACGCCCGAAGGGCAGCGCTCCAGCCAACTTCAGCGTTGTGGCAGACAGCAAGGGTGCGATATCCACCAGCATCACCTTCGATAACGCCGGCCAATACCAGATCGTTGCCACCGGCGCCGCCTCGGGCAACGTTCGCTCCGCACGGGTCGGTGTCAACAACGGCAACCACGGGCGCGGCAACAACGGCAACGGAAAGGGCGGTTCCAATCTCGTTTCCGTATCCAGCGTCACCGACGCCGGCACGGCGGCAGCACCGGCAAATACGGCAGCCGAACCAGGGCTGGTCGCATGGGGGCTGGTGGGCGTCAGCGTCCTGGCCGCAGGCTCCGCATCCGTGGTAGTCGCACGAAGGCGTGCAGGCACGAGCACCCCCAAGTAG
- a CDS encoding bifunctional lysylphosphatidylglycerol flippase/synthetase MprF, producing the protein MSTRWNSAENVPQKRWRVGQIPGIIATAPVTVMCIIVVGVFGSVVDGLSGGSRVPLAATARSFPEHWWVLLSSAFVARNPTSALIGILLLLGVGVQVERRIGSRRFALAAIAGQVVGVAAAMGFVSVSAGVVGEWVGQISGNVFAGPTAFVCATLMASTASMTTLWRRRIRLGVFALLLLLALYNGGFADLVRLFAATAGALIGPLLSGRRPRTPHPVGSRHERRVLIALLVAATAIGPVVAGLAPHAVGPLSVLRYLLTNIQPVDPETLKTLCSYPALARDCAAAGLQLRAGAGGTFMAVLPSFLLLLLADGLRRGRRAAWAGTLVIQAALSAIAVATIIAVLQPTAGETAAAEGLAAGEAAAHGHPLSLVLPLLLPLLLAVLLWSRRKLFSVRAPHGTYRRLAALIAVLAAVLALVYVGAASALAQDFNPAPGLGEILADVPDRFLPLAYMFDLTPAFVPLSPVTVALYEGVGIVFWAVTGAALLRTFLQPAHNRHSLDEDRARAIIKTQDGGTLSWMTTWPGNRYWFAPEGQSFVAYRVIGGIALTLGPAVGPLRDREKAFDEFTAHCTANGWSPCFYSVPQEVKDHASGRGWAGVQVAQETILDLDNVTFKGKKFQDIRTAMNNAAKAGVRAEWTTYSAAPRTVQAQIQEISEEWVEDKSIPEMGFTLGSLDELDDPEVRCLVAIDKDKKVHAVTSWLPVYRGGAIIGWTLDLIRRRSTAMRASAEFLIASAAVSLRDEGCTFISLSGAPLAPPPGSGSGSGSEPDPSSSTMDRFLEGLGSTLEPVYGFRSLLGFKSKFQPRFVPLYMVYPDPAALPAIGRAVTRAYLPEIRFEQGLSLARTLLQSMVSRMRRRRR; encoded by the coding sequence ATGAGTACGCGCTGGAACAGTGCGGAAAACGTACCGCAAAAGCGCTGGCGCGTGGGCCAAATTCCGGGAATCATCGCCACAGCTCCTGTGACGGTCATGTGCATTATTGTCGTCGGGGTTTTTGGTTCCGTCGTTGACGGCCTGAGTGGAGGTTCCCGGGTGCCGCTGGCTGCAACGGCGCGTTCGTTTCCGGAACACTGGTGGGTGCTGCTGAGCTCAGCTTTCGTGGCCCGCAATCCTACTAGTGCACTGATCGGCATTCTGCTGTTGTTGGGTGTCGGAGTCCAGGTTGAACGACGTATTGGAAGCCGTCGCTTCGCCTTGGCGGCGATCGCGGGCCAGGTAGTGGGAGTTGCCGCTGCCATGGGATTCGTGAGCGTGTCGGCCGGGGTAGTGGGGGAATGGGTCGGTCAAATAAGCGGGAACGTTTTTGCCGGGCCGACGGCCTTCGTTTGCGCCACGCTGATGGCGTCCACTGCGTCCATGACGACGCTTTGGCGACGCCGGATACGTTTGGGGGTTTTTGCCCTGCTCCTGTTGCTCGCGCTGTACAACGGTGGATTCGCCGATTTGGTCCGGCTCTTCGCCGCCACAGCGGGCGCCCTCATCGGGCCGCTTCTGTCGGGCCGTAGACCCAGGACACCGCATCCCGTGGGTTCCCGGCATGAGCGCCGGGTGCTGATCGCTCTGCTGGTCGCGGCAACAGCCATTGGACCAGTGGTCGCGGGTCTTGCCCCTCACGCAGTAGGTCCGTTATCGGTCCTACGCTACCTGCTCACCAACATCCAGCCCGTGGATCCGGAGACCTTGAAAACTCTCTGCTCTTATCCTGCCTTGGCCAGGGACTGCGCCGCGGCAGGATTGCAGCTGCGGGCAGGGGCAGGAGGCACCTTCATGGCGGTGCTTCCGTCATTCCTGTTGCTTCTGCTTGCCGACGGATTGCGCCGCGGTCGCCGCGCAGCTTGGGCGGGGACGTTGGTCATCCAAGCAGCGCTGTCAGCGATCGCCGTCGCAACCATCATTGCTGTCCTGCAGCCCACGGCCGGTGAGACTGCGGCAGCAGAGGGCCTCGCCGCAGGAGAGGCAGCCGCTCACGGGCATCCGCTCTCCCTGGTGCTGCCGCTGCTGCTGCCCCTGCTGCTGGCGGTGCTTCTGTGGAGTCGACGGAAATTGTTCAGCGTGCGCGCCCCGCACGGCACATACCGACGTCTTGCAGCCCTCATCGCGGTCCTGGCGGCCGTCTTGGCATTGGTCTATGTTGGGGCAGCCTCGGCATTGGCCCAGGACTTCAATCCAGCGCCCGGGCTGGGCGAAATCCTTGCTGACGTCCCGGACCGGTTCCTGCCACTGGCTTACATGTTCGATCTGACGCCCGCCTTCGTTCCCCTGAGCCCTGTGACAGTGGCCCTGTACGAGGGAGTGGGCATCGTCTTTTGGGCGGTCACGGGGGCCGCTCTGCTCAGAACCTTCCTCCAACCTGCGCACAACCGCCACAGCCTGGACGAAGACCGGGCCCGCGCCATTATCAAAACCCAGGATGGAGGTACCTTGTCCTGGATGACGACCTGGCCGGGCAACAGGTACTGGTTCGCGCCTGAAGGTCAGAGTTTCGTCGCCTACCGGGTTATCGGCGGCATCGCCCTCACACTGGGGCCGGCGGTTGGTCCCCTCAGGGACCGGGAAAAGGCTTTTGACGAATTCACTGCCCACTGCACCGCCAACGGCTGGAGTCCGTGCTTCTACTCCGTGCCCCAGGAAGTGAAAGACCATGCAAGTGGCAGGGGCTGGGCCGGGGTTCAAGTCGCCCAGGAAACGATTCTCGATCTGGACAATGTCACGTTCAAAGGAAAGAAATTCCAAGACATCCGAACGGCGATGAACAACGCTGCAAAGGCCGGCGTCCGGGCTGAATGGACTACCTATTCGGCTGCACCCCGCACGGTCCAAGCACAAATCCAGGAGATCTCGGAAGAATGGGTGGAGGACAAAAGTATCCCGGAAATGGGCTTCACCCTGGGGAGCCTTGATGAACTCGACGATCCCGAAGTCCGCTGTCTGGTGGCCATCGACAAAGACAAGAAAGTGCACGCCGTGACCTCGTGGCTCCCCGTCTATAGGGGCGGGGCGATCATCGGCTGGACGCTGGACCTGATACGACGACGCAGCACCGCAATGCGAGCCAGTGCCGAATTCCTCATAGCCTCCGCTGCCGTCAGCCTAAGGGACGAGGGCTGTACATTCATCAGTCTCTCGGGCGCCCCGCTGGCGCCGCCGCCTGGCAGTGGCAGTGGCAGCGGCAGCGAACCGGATCCGTCCTCGTCCACCATGGATCGCTTCCTTGAAGGCCTCGGGTCCACCCTGGAACCCGTCTATGGATTCCGTTCACTGCTCGGCTTCAAGTCGAAGTTCCAGCCTCGTTTCGTGCCTCTCTATATGGTGTATCCCGATCCCGCAGCATTGCCGGCCATCGGCAGGGCCGTTACCCGTGCCTACCTGCCGGAAATTCGTTTCGAGCAAGGCCTCTCCCTTGCCCGGACTCTGCTGCAATCCATGGTGTCCCGAATGCGGCGGCGCCGAAGATGA